From the genome of Triticum aestivum cultivar Chinese Spring chromosome 3B, IWGSC CS RefSeq v2.1, whole genome shotgun sequence, one region includes:
- the LOC123071399 gene encoding ABC transporter C family member 3, protein MAASERSLPCLFLHGASAGAHLILALAVAGSRLFPRRGKDTAVAVGGFPCYAVVVCATWALALFQLLLAAYSCYLDAGAGWPLDAVVDQADAATRAVAWLLLAAYLQFEFRREERFPAPLRLWWALFLLLSVVAVAVHVATSLDGLPVPARSWALDAVSVLAAVVLLVAGLSGKSEAGGSPSEEPLLDGASESSSAYASAYAGAGLLGVLTFSWMGPLLAVGHKKALGLDDVPGLDPGDSVAGLLPSFKANLETLAGDGTTSQRVTAFKLAKVLVRTFRWHVAVTALYALVYNVATYVGPYLIDSLVRYLNGGDERHARKGQLLVLAFIAAKVFECLSQQHSCFRLQQVGIRARSALVAVVYEKGLALSGRSRQTHSSGEMVNIVGVDADRVGNSSWYIHDLWLVPLQVSMAMFVLYSTLGLASLAALGATAAVMLVNVPSVKVQEKLQQNLMRSKDVRMKATSEILRNMRILKLQGWEMKFLSKIIALRKTETNWLKKYLYTSTMITFIFWSAPTFIAVVTFGACVLMGIPLESGKVLSALATLRVLQESIYNLPDRISAIIQTKVSLDRIASFLCLEEFPTDAVQKLPIGSSDVAIEVSNGCFSWDASPEMPTLKDLNFQARQGTRVAVCGTVGSGKSSLLSCILGEVPKLSGVVRTCGTIAYVSQSAWIQSGKVQENILFGKQMDSEKYDSVLELCSLKKDLESFPSGDQTFIGERGINLSGGQKQRVQIARALYQDADIYLFDDPFSAVDAHTGSHIFKECLLGALAQKTVVYVTHQLEFLPAADLILVIKDGIIAQSGRYNEILGSGEEFMELVGAHQDALATIDTIDVPIGASEAFSSGGAASLSGSLTSAEKKDKQNVKQDDGHDQSGQLVQEEERERGRVGFWVYWKYLTLAYGGALVPFVLLAQILFEVLHIASNYWMAWAAPASKDVEPPVSMYTLIYVYVALALGSSVCTFVRALFLVPAAYKTATLLFNKMHVSIFRAPMSFFDSTPSGRILNRASTDQSLVDTSIANRMGSIAFAFIQLGGTIVVMSQVAWQVFVVFIPVIAICLWYQRYYIDTARELQRMVGICKAPIIQHFVESITGSAIIRSFGKEKQFLATNNQLMDAYSRQKFYNAGAMEWLCFRMDMLSSLTFAISLIFLINLPTGIIDPGIAGLVVTYGLNLNIMQVTLVTSMCNLENKIISVERILQYLSLPEEAPLLMSEDGLAHNWPSEGEIQLHNLHVKYAPQLPFVLKGLTVTFPGGMKTGIVGRTGSGKSTLIQALFRIMDPTVGQITVDGVDICTIGLHDLRSRLSIIPQDPTMFDGTVRHNLDPLGEYTDNQIWEALDHCQLGDEVRRKELKLDSPVVENGENWSVGQRQLVCLGRVILRRTKILVLDEATASVDTATDNLIQKTLQQHFSGATVITIAHRITSVLHSDIVLLLDNGMAVEHQTPARLLEDKSSLFSKLVAEYTMRSTRT, encoded by the exons ATGGCGGCGAGCGAGCGATCACTGCCCTGCCTCTTCCTCCACGGCGCCAGCGCCGGGGCCCACCTCATCCTCGCGCTCGCCGTTGCTGGGAGCCGGCTCTTCCCCCGCCGCGGGAAGGACACGGCCGTCGCCGTGGGCGGGTTCCCGTGCTACGCGGTGGTGGTCTGCGCCACGTGGGCTCTGGCTTTATTCCAGCTCCTCCTTGCCGCGTACTCCTGCTACCTGGACGCCGGCGCCGGGTGGCCGCTCGACGCGGTGGTGGACCAGGCGGATGCCGCCACACGCGCGGTGGCGTGGCTGCTGCTCGCGGCGTACCTGCAGTTCGAGTTCCGCCGCGAGGAGCGGTTCCCCGCGCCGCTCAGGCTCTGGTGGGCGCTCTTCCTGCTGCTCTCGGTCGTCGCCGTCGCTGTGCACGTCGCGACGAGCCTCGACGGGCTCCCCGTGCCAGCGCGTTCGTGGGCGCTCGACGCCGTCTCGGTCCTCGCGGCCGTGGTGCTGCTCGTCGCTGGCCTTTCTGGCAAGAGCGAAGCAGGCGGGTCTCCTTCAGAGGAGCCCCTGCTAGATGGCgcgagcgagagcagcagcgcctATGCCTCCGCGTACGCCGGCGCCGGCCTCCTCGGCGTCCTCACCTTCTCCTGGATGGGGCCGCTTCTCGCCGTGGGCCACAAGAAGGCCCTCGGCCTCGACGACGTCCCGGGCCTCGACCCCGGCGATAGCGTGGCCGGCCTGCTCCCCTCGTTCAAGGCCAACCTCGAGACGCTGGCCGGCGACGGCACCACGAGCCAAAGGGTGACGGCGTTCAAGCTCGCCAAGGTGCTGGTGCGCACCTTCCGCTGGCACGTCGCGGTGACCGCGCTCTACGCGCTGGTCTACAACGTGGCCACCTACGTCGGCCCGTACCTCATCGACTCCCTCGTGCGGTACCTCAACGGCGGCGACGAGAGGCACGCGAGGAAGGGGCAGCTCCTTGTCCTCGCCTTCATCGCAGCCAAGGTGTTCGAGTGTTTGTCGCAGCAGCACTCGTGCTTCCGGCTGCAGCAGGTCGGGATACGAGCGCGCTCCGCACTCGTCGCCGTCGTGTACGAGAAAGGGCTGGCCCTCTCCGGCCGTTCCAGGCAGACCCACTCGAGCGGCGAGATGGTCAACATCGTCGGCGTCGACGCCGACCGCGTCGGGAACTCCTCCTGGTACATCCACGACCTGTGGCTGGTACCGCTCCAAGTAAGCATGGCGATGTTCGTCCTCTACTCCACTCTCGGGCTTGCCTCGCTCGCCGCGCTCGGCGCCACCGCGGCCGTCATGCTTGTCAACGTTCCTTCGGTGAAAGTCCAGGAGAAACTCCAGCAGAATCTGATGAGGAGCAAGGACGTTCGGATGAAGGCGACGTCCGAGATCCTACGCAACATGAGGATTCTCAAGCTGCAGGGGTGGGAGATGAAGTTCTTGTCCAAGATCATCGCCCTCAGGAAGACAGAAACAAACTGGCTCAAGAAGTACCTGTACACCTCGACCATGATCACCTTCATCTTCTGGAGTGCCCCTACATTCATCGCCGTGGTCACCTTCGGAGCATGCGTCCTCATGGGGATACCATTGGAGTCGGGCAAGGTGCTGTCTGCATTGGCCACACTCCGGGTGCTGCAGGAATCGATATACAACCTTCCGGACAGGATCTCGGCCATCATCCAGACCAAGGTGTCTCTTGACAGGATAGCATCCTTCCTATGCCTCGAGGAGTTCCCGACGGACGCTGTGCAGAAGCTGCCGATCGGCAGCTCAGATGTTGCAATCGAGGTCAGCAACGGGTGCTTCTCCTGGGATGCCTCGCCTGAAATGCCAACGCTCAAGGACCTCAACTTTCAAGCTCGGCAGGGCACGCGTGTAGCAGTCTGCGGCACGGTCGGCTCCGGAAAATCGAGCCTGCTCTCTTGCATTCTTGGCGAGGTTCCGAAGCTATCAGGAGTGGTCAGGACTTGCGGTACAATAGCCTATGTGAGCCAGTCAGCGTGGATACAGAGCGGCAAGGTTCAGGAGAACATATTGTTTGGCAAGCAGATGGACAGTGAGAAGTATGACAGCGTGCTAGAGCTGTGTTCGCTGAAGAAAGACCTGGAGAGCTTCCCGTCGGGCGACCAGACGTTCATTGGAGAGCGAGGCATCAACCTCAGCGGTGGGCAGAAGCAGAGAGTTCAGATAGCACGGGCTCTGTATCAGGACGCCGACATTTATTTGTTCGACGACCCCTTCAGTGCTGTCGATGCTCATACAGGATCCCACATATTCAAG GAATGCTTGCTTGGGGCATTGGCTCAAAAAACAGTGGTGTACGTCACTCATCAGCTTGAATTTTTACCTGCAGCTGATCTTATTCTG GTAATTAAAGACGGCATAATAGCACAATCTGGCAGATACAACGAAATACTTGGCTCAGGGGAAGAGTTTATGGAACTGGTCGGTGCTCACCAGGATGCTCTTGCAACAATCGACACAATCGATGTTCCAATTGGAGCCAGTGAGGCTTTCTCATCTGGTGGCGCAGCAAGTCTGTCCGGGTCACTGACATCAGCTGAGAAAAAGGATAAGCAAAATGTCAAACAAGATGATGGCCATGATCAGAGTGGGCAGCTGGTGCAGGAAGAAgaaagggagagaggtagggtggGGTTTTGGGTCTACTGGAAGTACCTCACCTTAGCTTATGGGGGAGCTCTTGTGCCATTCGTGCTGCTCGCGCAGATACTTTTTGAAGTGCTTCACATTGCTAGCAATTACTGGATGGCCTGGGCTGCTCCTGCGTCGAAGGACGTCGAGCCTCCAGTGAGCATGTACACACTGATATACGTCTATGTGGCATTGGCCCTAGGAAGCTCGGTGTGCACCTTCGTGAGAGCCCTGTTTCTTGTGCCAGCCGCATACAAGACAGCAACTCTGTTGTTTAACAAGATGCATGTATCCATATTCAGAGCTCCGATGTCTTTCTTTGATTCCACTCCAAGTGGGCGCATCTTGAATAGG GCTTCGACTGATCAAAGCCTGGTGGACACCAGCATTGCTAACAGGATGGGTTCTATTGCGTTTGCCTTCATACAACTTGGTGGAACTATTGTTGTGATGTCTCAGGTTGCATGGCAGGTCTTTGTTGTTTTCATTCCTGTAATTGCTATCTGCCTCTGGTATCAG CGCTACTACATTGATACAGCCAGAGAGTTGCAAAGGATGGTCGGGATTTGCAAAGCTCCTATCATACAACATTTTGTAGAATCAATAACAGGATCAGCAATCATTAGAAGTTTTGGCAAGGAAAAACAGTTTTTAGCAACTAATAACCAGCTAATGGATGCCTACTCACGACAAAAATTCTACAATGCTGGAGCAATGGAATGGCTTTGCTTCCGCATGGATATGCTATCATCCCTTACATTTGCCATCTCTTTAATATTTTTAATCAATCTGCCGACCGGTATCATTGATCCAG GAATTGCTGGCCTTGTAGTCACATATGGGCTTAATCTGAACATAATGCAAGTAACGCTTGTAACAAGCATGTGCAATTTGGAGAACAAGATCATCTCAGTAGAGAGAATTTTGCAATACCTAAGCCTTCCTGAAGAGGCCCCTCTTTTGATGTCTGAAGATGGGTTGGCCCATAACTGGCCGTCAGAGGGAGAAATTCAGCTCCATAACCTCCAT GTGAAATATGCTCCACAACTACCGTTTGTTCTGAAGGGCCTTACAGTCACTTTTCCTGGAGGCATGAAGACAGGTATTGTTGGTAGAACAGGCAGTGGTAAATCAACTCTCATACAGGCCCTTTTCCGTATCATGGATCCCACTGTCGGCCAGATAACAGTAGACGGCGTCGACATTTGCACCATCGGGTTGCATGATCTGAGATCTAGATTGAGCATCATTCCGCAAGACCCAACGATGTTCGACGGAACCGTGAGACACAACCTTGACCCTCTAGGAGAGTACACTGACAATCAAATCTGGGAG GCCTTGGATCACTGTCAGCTAGGAGATGAAGTTCGGAGAAAGGAGCTCAAACTTGACTCGCCAG TGGTGGAGAACGGAGAGAACTGGAGCGTCGGCCAGCGTCAGCTCGTCTGTCTCGGCAGGGTGATCTTGAGACGGACCAAGATACTGGTCCTGGACGAAGCCACCGCTTCGGTGGACACCGCAACAGATAACCTGATCCAGAAGACACTGCAGCAGCATTTCTCGGGGGCGACCGTCATCACAATCGCGCATCGAATCACCTCGGTCCTTCACAGTGATATAGTCTTGCTTCTTGACAATG GCATGGCTGTGGAGCACCAAACGCCAGCCAGGTTGCTGGAGGACAAATCCTCTCTGTTCTCAAAGCTTGTAGCGGAATACACGATGAGGTCGACGCGCACTTGA